In Acidimicrobiales bacterium, the genomic stretch TCGGCCGTCGTGCATCACCAGCAGGCGGTCGGCCAGCATCAAGAGCTCGTCGAGGTCCTCGGAGATCAGCAGGACGGCGACACCAGCTCCCCGCTCGGCCACCAGGAGGTCCTGGATCGCCTTGACGCCCTGGACGTCGAGACCTCGGGTCGGCTGGGCCGCAACCACAACTTGAGGATGATCACTCAACTCGCGCCCGACCAGCAGCCGTTGCAGGTTCCCACCCGACAATCCGGCGATCGGTTCGTCCAAGGGTCCGGTCCGCACGCCGAATCGGTCGACGAGGTCCTGGCAGTGATTGGTCGCCGCTCCAGCGTCAAGAAACGGGCCCTTTCGGTGCGACGTGTAGGTCCGGAGGATGGCGTTGTCAGTGACGCTCAACCGGGGAGCCAGACCCACGCCGATACGGTCCTCAGGGATATAGCCCAGCCCAGCGATAAACCGCTGGCGGGGTGTAGACGTTGTGAGATCGGTTCCACCAAGGCGTACCGAACCGCCGGTAGTCGGGCGTAGTCCGGCAATGGCCTGCGCCAACTCACGTTGCCCGTTTCCAGCCACCCCGGCGATGCCGACAATCTCACCGGAATACACCGTCAGGTCGACCTCATGAAGGGCTTGGAGACCCCGATCTCCCAGACAGGACAACGCCTCTACCTCGAGCATGGGCTCGCCGACGACACAAGGCGGTGGGCGTTCGCTGGCCATCGGAGCCGATCCCACCATGAGACCTGCCAACGTCGAGGCGTCCGTCCCGTTCACCGGCAGCGAGGCGGCGACCGTCTCGCCACCACGGAGAACCGTGGCCTCGTCGCAGAAGCCGGTCACCTCGTGCAACTTGTGACTGATGAAAACCACCGTGCGACCGTCGTCAGCCATGTGCCGAAGAACACCACCCAGCTCGTCGGCCTCGCCTGGCGTGAGCACTGCTGTGGGCTCATCCAAGATGAGGATGCGAGCGTCTCGCCACAGCGCCTTGAGGATCTCGACTCGCTGGCGCTCCCCCATCGAAAGTTGCCAAACCGGTCGGACGGGATCAGTGGCCAGGCCGAATCGTTCGGCCAGATCTCCGACCGCCGATTCGATGGACTGTCGTCGGACAATCCGATCAACAGCACCTAGCACAACGTTTTCCGCCACGGTAAACGACGGCACGAGACGGAACTCCTGGTGGACCATGCCCACCCCGGCGGCCAGGGCGTCGGCCGGCGACCGGAAGTGGCGGGCTGCACCGTCGATACGGACCTCGCCCTCGTCGGGACGGTAGACACCGGCCAAGACGTTCATCAGGGTGGACTTTCCCGCCCCATTTTCTCCCAGAACGGCGTGCACCGTTCCGGTCAGAACGGTTAGGTGTGCCCCTGCGTTAGCGACTACGCCAGGGA encodes the following:
- a CDS encoding ABC transporter ATP-binding protein; this translates as MHAVLGENGAGKSTLMNVLAGVYRPDEGEVRIDGAARHFRSPADALAAGVGMVHQEFRLVPSFTVAENVVLGAVDRIVRRQSIESAVGDLAERFGLATDPVRPVWQLSMGERQRVEILKALWRDARILILDEPTAVLTPGEADELGGVLRHMADDGRTVVFISHKLHEVTGFCDEATVLRGGETVAASLPVNGTDASTLAGLMVGSAPMASERPPPCVVGEPMLEVEALSCLGDRGLQALHEVDLTVYSGEIVGIAGVAGNGQRELAQAIAGLRPTTGGSVRLGGTDLTTSTPRQRFIAGLGYIPEDRIGVGLAPRLSVTDNAILRTYTSHRKGPFLDAGAATNHCQDLVDRFGVRTGPLDEPIAGLSGGNLQRLLVGRELSDHPQVVVAAQPTRGLDVQGVKAIQDLLVAERGAGVAVLLISEDLDELLMLADRLLVMHDGRVVAEFNPETARRHAIGEAMVGHVATGAAT